In Amphiura filiformis chromosome 1, Afil_fr2py, whole genome shotgun sequence, the following are encoded in one genomic region:
- the LOC140152010 gene encoding glutamine synthetase 2 cytoplasmic-like — translation MEHSARLNKTVLERYMELLPEGMVQAMYVWIDGTGEGMRCKTKTLDFIPKSVKEIPVWNYDGSSTYQAEGSNSDMYLVPVAMFNDPFRRGDNKLVLCDVYKYDNRPAETNHRKSCNEVMERARVDEPWFGIEQEYTLLSQDGHPFGWPKMGFPGPQGPYYCGVGANKVYGRDVVEAHYRACLYAGVKIAGTNAEVMPAQWEFQVGPCLGISMGDHLWMARFLLQRVAEDFGVTVTFDPKPMEGDWNGAGAHTNYSTKPMREDGGIKHIKDAIVKLSKKHVEHIRLYDPKDGGDNARRLTGKHETSSIHDFSSGVANRGASIRIPRQVGEDGKGYMEDRRPSSNCDPYRVTEAIVRTTVLDDWSDFQ, via the exons ATGGAGCACAGTGCAAGATTAAACAAGACGGTCTTAGAAAGATATATGGAGTTGTTACCAGAAGGCATGGTTCAGGCAATGTATGTTTGGATAGATGGCACTGGTGAAGGAATGAGGTGTAAAACAAAAACTCTGGATTTTATACCCAAATCTGTAAAAG AAATTCCAGTTTGGAACTATGATGGTTCAAGTACGTACCAGGCAGAAGGATCTAACAGTGATATGTACCTAGTCCCTGTAGCTATGTTCAATGATCCTTTCAGAAGAGGAGACAACAAATTGGTGCTATGTGATGTTTACAAATATGACAACAGACCAGCAG AAACAAATCACAGAAAATCATGTAATGAAGTAATGGAAAGAGCCAGAGTAGACGAACCATGGTTTGGTATTGAACAAGAGTACACATTACTCTCCCAGGATGGGCATCCATTTGGCTGGCCCAAGATGGGATTCCCAGGACCACAAG GTCCCTACTACTGTGGTGTTGGAGCTAACAAGGTATATGGTCGTGATGTCGTGGAGGCCCACTACAGAGCCTGCTTGTATGCAGGAGTCAAAATCGCAGGTACAAATGCCGAGGTCATGCCAGCACAGTGGGAGTTCCAAGTAGGACCATGTTTAGGAATTTCAATGGGAGATCATCTCTGGATGGCAAGATTTCTCTTGCAGCGTGTTGCTGAGGACTTTGGTGTgacagtgacctttgaccctaagcCAATGGAAGGTGATTGGAATGGTGCAGGTGCTCATACAAACTACAGTACAAAGCCAATGAGAGAGGATGGGGGTATAAA ACATATCAAAGATGCCATTGTCAAACTGAGCAAGAAACATGTTGAGCACATCCGGCTCTATGACCCCAAAGATGGAGGCGACAATGCACGTAGACTCACTGGTAAACACGAGACATCAAGTATCCATGATTTCTCATCTGGGGTAGCCAACCGTGGAGCTAGTATTAGAATACCAAGACAG GTCGGTGAGGATGGTAAAGGTTACATGGAAGACCGTCGTCCATCATCCAACTGCGATCCATACCGTGTCACAGAAGCCATTGTCAGAACAACAGTACTGGATGACTGGAGTGATTTCCAATAG